GAGATAAAGTAAAATTGGAGATGTCTCCTTATGACTTGACTAAAGGAAGAATTGTATACAGATACAAATAAGACTGAATGCTTAACATTCATTAAAGCTGTATCGGGAACAATTTAGCTCTATTTTGTTTTCTTTTGCGGGAACTTTATAGAACTATTCCTATGGTGATCAGGAATTTAAGGTTCGTATTCAGTATTTTCAACGTATATACAAATGAAAGTTAAAGCTTCAATTAAGAAGAGAAGTTCTGATGATAAGATCATCAGACGTAAAGGTAAGCTTTACGTGATTAACAAAAAGAATCCTCGTCATAAGCAAAGACAAGGATAATTAATCACTTTAGCCGAACAGAAGAAAATTAGTAATAAAGTTCAAATTATCTAGTTAAGACAAAATGGCACGTATTTCAGGTGTTGATATTCCAGATAATAAGAGAGGAATCATTTCTCTTACTTATATCTTCGGAATTGGAAGACCATCTGCTGCAGTGATCTTGGAGAAAGCAGGAGTAGATGCAGATAAGCAGGTGAAAGATTGGACTGATGAAGAGGCTCAAAGCATCAGGGAAATCATCACAAACGATTTCAAAACTGAAGGTGAGTTGAAATCAGAGATCCAATTGAACATCAAGCGTTTGATGGACATTGGTTGTTACAGAGGTTTGCGTCACAGAAAAGGATTACCTTTGAGAGGACAAAGAACTAAAAACAACTCTCGTACTCGTAAAGGTAAGAGAAAAACTGTAGCAGGTAAGAAGAAGTAATCATTAGTTGTTTGCGAA
The sequence above is drawn from the Sediminitomix flava genome and encodes:
- the rpmJ gene encoding 50S ribosomal protein L36 — protein: MKVKASIKKRSSDDKIIRRKGKLYVINKKNPRHKQRQG
- the rpsM gene encoding 30S ribosomal protein S13 gives rise to the protein MARISGVDIPDNKRGIISLTYIFGIGRPSAAVILEKAGVDADKQVKDWTDEEAQSIREIITNDFKTEGELKSEIQLNIKRLMDIGCYRGLRHRKGLPLRGQRTKNNSRTRKGKRKTVAGKKK